The DNA sequence acaaacagataattttcttttatatgatatatgctaCTTTATACACTATAATGTgtgaaaatctatttatctatctaaacacaaacacacttccacacacactcacacacacacacacacacacacacacacacacacacacacacacacacacacacacacacatatatatatatatatatatatatatatatatatatatatatatatatattatatataaattatatatatatatatggggccgcggtggccgaatggttagagcgtcggactcaagactgtcacgacggcaatctgagttcgagggttcgagtcaccggccggcgcgttgtttcccttgggcaaggaacttcacctcgattgcctgcctagccgctgggtggccaagccagctcaagtcagtgccgggtaaatagagatggtgactcgataaaaaataaaaaaaataataaaataaaaaaccgggcggaaggcaatggcaaaccaccgctctaaaattgctaagaaaaaatcatggaaatccatgatcgtcaaggccgcggtggccgaatggttagagcctcggactcaacactgtcacgatggcaatctgaattcgagggttcgagtcaccgaccgccgcgttgtttccttgggcaaggaacttcacctcgattgcctacctagccactgggtggccaagccagcccaagtcaagtgctggtcccaagcccggataaatagagagattgattacctaaaaaggtatcaccggcattctccgtggaaaggaactggggaccctaccacgtactcactccaatatcatcacaacatgaaaactacaattaagtatcatgctgtgaccacggcggctcagacatgaacctaccgttaaaagaagatatatatatatatatacacacacacacacatatatatatatatatatatatatatatatatatatatatatatatatatatacatatatatatatatacatatatatatattataatatatatatatatatattatatatatatatatatatatatatgtgtgtgtgtgtgtgtgttgtgtgtgtgtgtgtgtgtgtgtgtgtgtgtgtgtgtgtgtgtgtgtgtgcgcgcgcatgtatatatatatatatatatatatatatatatatatatatatatatatatatatatatatatatatatataaaaaactttttttttgatcagccattcattccactgtacgACATAGGCCTCTTCCAATGCAATATTGAGAGGttctttggcagtgccacccttgcctgattggatgcccttcctcatcaattgtggctcggcgcgctaacgctggtgccacggcggcgacttcccttccacacctgcgtttgaattctcaaggcagtatgtcgttttctcgccgtgagatcgggccgaGCGGGGAactgaactgtgtgtgtgtgtgtgtgtgtgtgtgtgtgtgtgtgtgtgtgtgtgtgtttgtgtgtgtgtgtgtgtgtgtgtctgtatgtctgtgtgtgtgtgtgtgtgtgtatatatatatgtatatatatatatatatatatatatatatatatatatatatatatagacaaacacacacatgcaaacatgtgtgtgtgtgtgtttgtctatatatatgtatatatatatatatatatatatatatatatatatatatatatatatatatatagagagagagagagagagagagagagagagagagagagagagagagagagagagagagatgtgtatatatatgtgtatgtgtgtgtgtgcatatatgtatgtaaaaaatatgtgtgtgtgtatatatatacatatatatgtaaacaatatgtgtgtgtatacacatacatacatatatatatatatatatatatatatatatatatatataatatatatatatatatatatatataacaaaaacaaaatctttatAACAATTCCAATCACGCTTCATCAAAATTGCAACAGAATCACTTCCCGTTGCAAACCATTGTTGCAAAGTTATAATGGCATCGCGATTACTTACTGATTAGCAAAATTGCATTTCGTTCCGCCCTAAATGGTTCTGACTTGTGCGAAACGATGCCTCTTGGGATTCCCCTTAAttttaaagaggggagaggggggggtggggggcaaaaaaaaaaaaaaaaaaaaagggaaaaaaaaaaaaatggggggggggggggaaagggggggtatgggggggggaggtcttcGTGTTTCAGTTATTttgcatgtataatatgtattatatagatagtgatttatactctatttatatagttttttatgtatatgtaaattgttGTAGTATGTgggttcacacacatatattgatcaTGTAGGTTaacccacacacatacttatgtataaaaaatatgtatatattatatattatatatatatatatatatatatttttatatatatatttaaaattacccACTGCAGTACATATTTTCACAAATAAATGTGTGCTTATGTGATATCACGAAAATTTGAATGGtggtgtatcatcatcaataaggtatgctcatgttttggcACCTGgacccccaccatccttcgcccctaaactcatttacgcttttctttccacttatacctcgcagcccccaaaaatctttgatatttcgctctcttgtcttcggtttgctctttcccctttcctcaaactttcttctcattacatgaccaaaaactttaatttccccctgttcaagtgtccaaaagccggtctttacaatttattttttttttagcactttatcatttgtcttcttctctgccccctaatacgcagtactcgtctgtaaaaccacatttcaaaaaattgatcttttctttctctctatttccccccaaATCTCAGAAAACCCTATGAtgaattgggaaaactaaagagttCAAAAACCTAGCTTTGTCCCTAAAGGGAATGCTTCGCTTTTTCCAATGTTATTTAGACAATTTTGcgttttttgggaatggttttcttctttttactccggGAATCATCTATTATTAGcaaaaaacagccccaaagaaaaaataaactctttcacttttttccaaaatctttcctttgattttaacatgttcatcattttttcattcccggtttatctttgaatcttcatgatcttcgtttttttttattaaaaaacaacagcCTTTCGCTTGTTCTCTAACTTTtctaagtgtgtgtgggggtgtgtgtgtgtggtgtgtggtactgttgtgtgtgtgtgtgtgtatgtgtattggtatgtgtgggtgtgtggtggtgttgtgcaatatattatatatatatctattattattatatattatatatatatattatataattattatgtttgtaaatgtatttatttttttatattacatattttaatgtgtgtgatatatatatgttgtgtgtgtgtgtgtgggtgttgtgtgtgtgtgtgtgtgtgtgtgtgtgggttggtgttgtgtttgtgtgtgtgtgtgtgtggttacataaaCCCTTTCTGTTAGGGAAATGGATaaaaagggatgaatgagaaagaattattccaatacaaaatatatattcacaaaacatttttaccggtttctattattttcatcagaaaaaatacatcagagaaactaaaaagctttttttatatatatatatatatatataatatatatatatatatataatatatatatatatataatatatatatatgataatatatattatataatatatttattttatatacatatattaatatattatatttatattatatatataattatatataattttataataattatatattatatatatatattatgttatatataatacacttaatataatatataattattttattatatattaattatatatatatataataattataatatatatataacgacatgagctgacgaaacagctgacgactgtgacctcccactcgttatccGCATGATTGCTGCCACGATCTTCAAttgtttgaatctgcccgatgctgtgttgacattattctccgtcgcggtgtatgcagcttccatttttctttcttgtttgtttaatcCTCCATGGAGTACTTCCGCTTCCTTCCAATCCAGTAGATACCCAGCTTCATCCACAtgcaccaccatggcgttggaaggcCTGGGGTGACGAATGTCAGcttgatgttcgctgatcctgatgTTGAAACCGTCTCTCGtgtcaccaaagtatgctgtatcttatctgctgcagggtatgcgacaACACTGTTGGGGTTGCTTTCTGTCttgtattatgtcatgtatctttttcccggatgtgctggcgattttcactgtaCTGCCAAAGTATCTACTGATCGCcagggaaatgttacatggcggtaatatgagaaaattattagaagagggtgtaGGGTCTGTGAGACTGCGAATATATTCCCCGCCTTCTTTccgaggtttagcaggaagcctctgggacatttatgtttcatgaaagaataaaTTACATTGGCAACCTcagcctcaagaaattcagggctgcagatcctcggTGCTCTGGGGAAGAAGCcgattacaacaccagattttgttttactgctgtgggcggagtagtaatagatataatcatctttattcgtAGGCTTACTGTTTACAGAGAGACATAGGCCATCGTCGCctcgatggatcagagtgtccaggaaaggtaatttctgatcctctttctcctccacggtgaaccggattttctcgtggacggaattaagccgcgtcagtgtatgatgtaagcacgaccttcaggtgtttcgtcagctcatgtctgatatatatatatatatatatatatatatatatatatatatatatatatatatatatatatatatatatatgtatatatatatatatatatatatatatatatatattatctatattatatatatatatatatatatatatatatatatatatatatatatatatgctatatagtttctttgatgtatgcgtttttgatgaagatataattgaaaccggccaaatacatcttttgaattgtgaagatattcattctcattcatatcttttatacatatataaacacgacacacacacacacacacacacacacacacacacacacacacacacacacacacacacacacacacacacacacacacacacacacacaaatttatatatatatatatatatatatatatatatatatatatatatatatatatatatatatatatatatatatgtatatatatagacatatatatatgtatgtgtaaggccgcggtggccgaacggttagagcatcggactcaagactgtgacgacggcaatctgagttcgagggttcgagtcaccggccggcgcgttgctcccttgggcacggaacttcacctccattgcctacctagccactgggtagccaagccagcccaagtcagtgctggtcccaagcccggataaaatagagagaatgattacctagaaaggtaacaccggcactctccgtggaaaggaactggggaccctaccacgtactcactccaagagcatcacaacatgaaaactacaattaagtatcatgccgtgaccacggcggctcagacatgaacctaccgttaaaagaagatatgtatgtgtgtgtttgcagtatatatatatatatatatatatatatatatatatatatatatatatatatatatatatatatatatattctatacatatatactatatatattatatatatatatatatatatatttatactataatatatatatatatatatatatatatatatatattgtgtgtgtgtgtgtgtgtgtgtgtgtgtgtgtgtgtgtgtgtgtgtgtgtgtgagtggtgtgtgtgtgtgtgtatgtatgtatatgtgtatatatatatatatatatatatatatatatatatatatatatatatatatatatatatatttattgatatacgcgtatatacataaatacatacaagtaaatacatacatgcatatatctgtgtgtgtgtgtgtgtgtgtgtgtacgtatatgtgtgtgtgtgtgtgtgtgtgtgtttgtgtgtgtgtgtgtgtgtgtgtgtgtgtgtgtgtgtgtgtgtgtgtgtgtgtgtgtgtgtattatatatatatatataatatataatatatatatatataatatataatatatatatatatatatatatacatatatatatataaatatattatatatatatatatatatatatatatatatatatagtatgtatgtatattatatatatatataatatatatatatatatataatatatatataatataatacatatatatatatatatatatatatgtgtgggtgtgggggtgtgtgtgtgggtggcggtgcgtgtgggtgtgtgtgtgtgtgtgtgtgggtgtgtgtgtgtgtgtgtgtatttatatatatatatatatatatattatatatatatatatatatatatatatataatatatacatatatatataaatatgtatatatatatatatatatatatatatatatatatatatatatatatatatatgtatgtatgtacatatatatatatatatatatatatatatatatatatatatatatatatatatatatatatatatatatttgtgtgtgtgtgtgtacacagaaggAACACAAGTCAAGACGAACGATACACGAATTAAGAGGCAATAAACGGACAAAATATAACAAAGGACAagatataacaataaagattacTTAATTGAAAATGTCACTCACAACTATGGCAGCAGCCAGTCAGCCCGTGACAGCTACTAAGTCACTTTAGGCTGATAAAACCTATTTGTactgaaaatgggaaaataggTTTTAGGCCTATAAAAGCTGCCAGGACTTTccgtgcatatacacatacacatacacgcactcacgcacgcacgcacgcacgcacgcacacacacacacacacacacacacacacacacacacacacacacacacacacacacacacacacacacacacacacacacacacacacacacacacacacacacacacacacacacacacacacacacacatacacgtgtgtgtgtgtgtgtgttgcccaatttatacacacatacaaacatatatacacacatatatgaatgcacacaaacatacatacataatagacaCATACATTCCCGTATATAAATCCTCCAAGGAACCTCCGAGAGCCCCAGAAGACGAATGTCGAGAAGCTGAGATTGTGAGGACATTCCCTTGCAGCCGCGATGCTCATCTGCCTTCCGCGTGGATTAATGAGCTTCTTCTCGGAGGGAATCCAGGAACAAGGAGTAGGACTGAGgcgctcgctctcactctcgcacgctctctctctcctctctcttctctgtctctctttctctctctctctctctctctctctctcctctctctctctctctctctctctctctctctctcctctctctctctctctcctctctctctctcctctctctctctcctctctctcttcctctctctctctctctctctctctctctctctctctctctcctctctctctctctctctctctctctctctctctctctctctctctctctctctctcctctctcttctctctcctctctctctctctctctccctctctctctctctctctctcctcctccctccctccctccctcctctctcttctctctctccactctcgcctcttctcttttctctctctctcctccctccctctctctctctctctctctctctctctctctctctctcactgtgtatCTCTCGCGTTGTTATTTGTAAGACGTTTGGTACAGTTAATACAAGTATACAGtttaacacagtatatatatatatatatatatatatatatatatatatatatatatatatatatatatatatatatatatatatatatatatatatatatatatatatgtatatatatatatatatatatatatatatatatatatgaacggtaaaatatatatgaatggtccGCCTTGGGTCTTATATGGACCTTCAGCCGACATACTTCGCTTCGGTTCTTCTGTCATCCCCTGCCCCTTgttcaccgcgttgcctctcttttctctcttttatattctctccgctctcttctctccagacctgaagatgggatccaggaggattttgaaactgttgtctcgtttttcATAAATCTACTTTGtgcgttgtgggtttttctacacacacacacacacacacacacacacacacacacacacacacacacacacacacacacacacacacatatatatatgtgtgtgtgtgtgtgtgttttattatctatttatatattctttcttcttctagttctctctcctttatggcatccattttctctatgaccctctattctatgttaattcacttaacttttccacgggactgagggccatttctgagatgtctgccataaatacaaggaaaaGATCAGTCTGGCTGGTTTTCCTTTGCCTcccctgtgtgtgcgtgcgcgtgcacgtgtgcttatatatatatatatatatatatatatatatatatatatatatatatatatatatatatatatatatatatatatatatacgcacacacacacacacacacacacacacacacacacacacacatacacacacacacacacacacacacacacacacacacacacacacacacacacacacacacacatatatatatatatatatatatatatatatatatatatatatatatatatatatatatatacacacacacacacacacacacatatatatatatatatatatatatatatatatatatatatatatatatatatatatatatatatatacacacacacacacacacacacacacacacacacacacacacacacacacacacacacacacacacacacacacacacacacacacacaagtacatacatacatacatatatatacatatatatacatatatatacatatatacatatatatacatatatatacatatgtatacatatatatacatatatatacatatatgtatgtatgtatttatttatctatttatttatttgtttgtttgtttatttatttatttatttatacagaatcatctattcattatttatctattcatctagtttttactgtgtgtgcatgtgtctgtgtgtgcacattaAATTAAATCCAGTCTATCCAGCAATccttgaaaaagaaaacgaatatttCACAATCgcagtattttttataattatttgatgAGAGATTAAACACAATGCGGATAATTTCAAGGTTAAAAAGGAAATCATAATTAACATATAGGAATTACATCTTATTTCGCTCTTAATATTTTTGGAAACTGAAACTTCGATCTAAGTTTCATGGCAAAATTCTTCTCTCTCGCAGATGGAGCTGGTGCCGCTGGAGGTGCTGTGGTGCCAGTGCCAGGGCAACGCCAGCGCCACGCCGCACCTGCACCAGATCCACAGCCAGGTGGCCCAGATGCACGCGGACGCCGCCCACCACGCCCTCTGCTACGTGGGCGTGGTCGTCTCGCTCTACCTGCTGGGCCTCGCCGCCATCATCGGGCGCTCGGGGCGGTCGGAGCGCCAGGCGGCGGCGTCGGCGCTCGCCTCCTGCCTCTCCGGCGCCCTCGCCTCCGTCGGCCGCTGCGCCGCCTCCGTCGGGAGCTCGAGGGCCGCCCCCGCGGCGCCCACGGCGGCCCGGGAGCAGCCGCTCAGGCCGGCCATCGCGCTCCTTCCCGTGCCCCTCCAGCAGATGCCGGGGGCGCCGCCCTCCCGCGCCAGCACGGCGGCGAGGCCTTCGCCGATGCAGCTGCAGCTGGTGGCgcccgacgacgacgacgacgacatgGAGCTGTCCATGATCACCTCGGTGGCCTAGGGCCCGACCCGGTGGGGGGCGAGGGGCCGAAGAGGGGCTCGAGACAGGAAGCTCACGCCAAAGGTCGCGGCTCCCACGGGCGCGGATGCGGCCACGGCACCCGAGCTCTCTGAGGGTGGCCTCAAGAGGGCGTGCGGCTGAGTGCAGTGGAAATAAATTCTTACTCGGCTGAGTATGCAAAGAACTTGTTTCATTTCGCATGTGCGGCtatgtatgatatacacacacgcatacatatatatgtatatatatatatatatatatatatatatatatatatatatatatatatatatatatatatatatatatatgtatatatatatatatatatatatatatatatatatatatatatatatatacagtatgtatatatacagatgtatgtatacttatttattcatttatttatttatatattttattcatacaatatatataaacaaataaataaataaatatatatatatatatatatatatatatatatatgtatatatatatatacatatatatatacctgtcatgagaagaaaaaatattcagaattaaTAAAAAGTCCCTATTTTTCCTGGCTTGAATATACTtagtctaatg is a window from the Penaeus monodon isolate SGIC_2016 chromosome 41, NSTDA_Pmon_1, whole genome shotgun sequence genome containing:
- the LOC119598216 gene encoding uncharacterized protein LOC119598216; this encodes MELVPLEVLWCQCQGNASATPHLHQIHSQVAQMHADAAHHALCYVGVVVSLYLLGLAAIIGRSGRSERQAAASALASCLSGALASVGRCAASVGSSRAAPAAPTAAREQPLRPAIALLPVPLQQMPGAPPSRASTAARPSPMQLQLVAPDDDDDDMELSMITSVA